A window from Festucalex cinctus isolate MCC-2025b chromosome 12, RoL_Fcin_1.0, whole genome shotgun sequence encodes these proteins:
- the LOC144031491 gene encoding protein tyrosine phosphatase type IVA 2-like: MNRLAPVEISYDCLRFLITHNPTNAQLGRFIEDLKAYSANTLVRVCAATYDKVPVEQEGIRVLDMPFEDGSAPPDQVVEDWLSLLQIKFRDEPGSCVAVHCVAGLGRAPVLVALALIECGMAYEDAVHFIRQKRRGAFNSKQLLYLENYKAKLCLRSKDANGQSCAIQ; encoded by the exons ATGAATCGACTTGCACCAGTAGAAATATCTTACGACTGTTTAAGGTTCCTCATCACGCACAACCCCACCAATGCACAACTTGGACGGTTTATAGAG GATCTCAAAGCATATAGCGCTAACACTCTGGTACGAGTGTGTGCTGCTACTTATGACAAGGTGCCCGTGGAACAAGAAGGCATTCGAGTCCTG GATATGCCGTTTGAAGATGGCTCTGCCCCTCCAGATCAAGTGGTTGAAGACTGGCTAAGTCTTTTGCAGATCAAGTTTCGAGACGAGCCTGGCAGCTGTGTGGCTGTGCATTGCGTTGCTGGACTGGGAAG AGCTCCAGTGCTGGTTGCCCTTGCTCTAATCGAGTGTGGAATGGCGTATGAAGATGCCGTTCACTTCATAAGACA GAAGCGTCGTGGTGCATTCAACTCGAAGCAGCTGCTTTACCTGGAAAACTACAAAGCAAAACTGTGCTTGCGCTCCAAAGATGCTAACGGTCAGAGTTGTGCAATACAGTAG